In the Glycine max cultivar Williams 82 chromosome 6, Glycine_max_v4.0, whole genome shotgun sequence genome, GCATTAATTATcagatttattaatatattttattttataggaaataatatatattatttatgctAGAAgtagtatatttattattaattagaatatattattaattatagttatatattaaaaaaatattattgcatAGATAATTAAAGCAATTTGAGGGAGGGGGGCTAAAGTCCCCATATCCCCAGATTTCATGGCTGGGGAGCCAAAATTAagcattcaaattcaaaaaaaaaaaatatttatagaggagtatttttcaaaatgaattgagaatatttaataaacatatttttaaagacCCAAAATTACAAATGATAACACATATCACCAAGAACGTTAATAAattcataacaaaaatatgtttttatgctaaccatatattttttacaaaatttatattaaattatattataaaaatataccaaatttgaataaattatgtTGCTCACTATCTTTTAGGAAAATAGTAGTTGACAATCATTAAAGAATAGTTAACTTTCAAATAGTtgaaaaatagaagaagaagaatatttaTTGTAATCAAAATTATACAACTTTGAAAGCAAATTATGACAAATTTTTAGtgcatttaatttgttttcctaAGATTTATATTGAGCACGAGTTTATATCTTGAGAtcgaaaatataataaaacaagagaaacaaagataatataaaaaggTTAAGTTGTAATTTTGGTACTccactatttttaaatttgtgattttgatccctcaaattttattataacattTGATCTTCTAGTTTTTAAACTTTGTAATTTTGGTGtttgtgttaatttttatgcattgaatgttatattattgttgttgactTTGACTTGGCACGTTTAAGAtgagtttattaaaataaaaacatgatttttgtttaaattttaataaattaagtcaaaattaattttaagaaaaagttaaaGGAATTCCAATATCATTTGCGACGTGGACAAGGAGAGTGCGACATCAAGGGTGGATCTGGCCCAAGCTAGGTGGCGGATTAATCCATGGAGAAAATGAAGGTTTTGGAAGCTTCATCAGCGGaaacaacagaaaaaaaaaaatgaagaggaTAACAAATGGATGGATAAAGCTAAGTGAGGGAGGAAGAGTTCTCTTGATGTCGAATCTCTTCAATCCGAGAAGACCAAAACAGAAAGGGGGAAGAAGGGGCATGGAGTCTagaaaatttctttatttttttattaaattttttacttaatttgattaaaaataaccaataatcatatttatattttaataaattcatcTTAAACATGTCAAGTCATCTAAATAGATAGTTAACATCAATAATATAACCGTCAagacataaaaattaaagaaaaactaaaattataaagtttaaaaattaggAACAATAAatgttataagaaaatttttgaagatcaaaattataaaaaaaaaatttaaaaatcaaaattataatttaacctataaaaaatggttataaaaagatgaaatatttgttgatgtattttaaaatttaattaagttgttAATCTTTTGTATAATGTTTGCAAGTTTAACCCATTGAGAAAGGttaataaatcatttaattacaaactataattatttataatttaaaaaaaataataataacaacattataaaataaaaataaataatactcaaatattttatctaaaaaagcaaaaaaaaaatataattatctatacaataaatattataaaaagaatagaatattttatcaaacattaaaaagataaataacatacaaatgatattatttacatatttaattgaatttcctaaataaaaataactatttaatattaatcTCTTTAACATtacctaataataaaaaagcaaaTTGAAAAAGATTAAAAGGAGGCAATGCCCCCTAGACATGCCGTAGGTCTGCCACCctgagattaaaaaatatttaatagaattaaaattgGTGTATTTagactaaaatgtttttttatttaatatattaatctttGATACATTGATCACTAATACTAGTggtattaaataagaatatatttgaggaaaaaaattaattaaatttttaaattctaaaatattatatgttttgaaaaaaaaagaataaaaagttaaaatataaaaaatatatatatatgaaaagaaGATAGTAATATATACTGATCCAATGTCTCTATTTGATAATTGGAAAAAATGAGCTTACCTTTACAGATGTCATCAAAGCCCTTATTATAGCCTTTTCATCATTATTTTGTTCACAAATGACAAATCTGCACGGAAAGAGAAAATGTAATGGCCTCCAATTCCGAGCACAGCAATTAAAAATTTGTGATCAAGATGTTTTTAAACAGTTAAACCCCATCTCTTCtccactataaaaaaaataaaagtaaaaaagtgaaaaagagaCATCCACACAATGCAACTGTACCTTTTTATCCGACAGTGGCAGGTAATTTGCatgtgcaaattcaaatatttaatgcctctataatattttaaagcaacttttaatccttaaaaattaTTGGAGATTTCACGTGGACTGATgctaagaataaaataatgtatataaatagaaaacaatttttatcTTACAagggaattttaaaattaaattaaatttataattcatattttaagattttaaaataatatcataatctATTATAGACATATCGAATTACTTATCTATAGATATCTAATCTTACAAATTGTATAgaatatactttaaaaaaaagtgtaataaaTCTTGATTATTAGTAAtaaaagtttattattatttttttcaaatataagtaaacttagatatattttatttaatgggaTTCTCTCTAAAATACTCTTCATTAATaagattaagaatttttttatgtttaatatcaaagtttcaacaaaaaataatttaaaaaaaaatatttattttttaattaaaaataacattatttaatgaaattaattaagtttttaataagtatgaaatatgtttttttataatcaatatcaaagaaagcattatttaaataattagccattgagattataattaattttacattttcttaaATACGTGTTTGATTTTTGCTTAACTATAGATTTGAATCCTAATATAAGTGTGCTAATGcttatttattagaatttatattTGATGGTGTTGGACTTTGCCATGATTGGCCTATTTCTTAAATCCATCCCTCTGTTTATGTTGTaaaaacattttctcttttacttGTTAACCAGTGTCTTAACTTAACTGGTTAGCATTAGGCAAAAAACAATAGAGAAATTAATTAGAGAGTAGCATCCTAAACACTTAAAGTTTTCTCCCTTGCCTCTTCCACTACTCGAATATATGTGTGTGCATATTTATATGTTGCTGATAAAAAGTGACCAAGcataataaattatcaattaaaacaaatgatcATCTGTTTTCCCATCAGAGAGAAGcatcttattaaaataaacgTCACAATCGGTGTTGTGCTGGTGCCAATGAGTCAAGGACCACAAAACAAATTACTCAAATTAAACTAGACTTacgaaaataaacaaaacaggAATCTGTGGTTATCGTTGGAGTTTAGACCATGGGGGGCTCCATGACCTTCAGTAGCACTCTTTGGTTCCAATCCTGTTATCCTCCTAAGCAGATTTCAGAAAAGTATTATAAATGTTAAACTATTTATTTGGCTCTTTacaattttctttgttttcaatataagtcttttcataaaaaaaattagaagtttttagttcttgaactgttttttttttaaaaaaataaaatgactttACATTGTCAGAAAGTATTCTCTAATTggacttagaaaaaaaaaatacatttgtggttttataaaaactactaatatataattaaccTTTTATTTCCCATttcttatatttctattttttagcaACGAAACAACATAAGAAAGGGCTGCTCAGCTTTGTACGGaactatctttatttttatctaacccaaaaaagttgaataattatttatttaaattcatatttgtttatataaaaaaaattcataattgacTTAATTAAGACCAAAAATTACAAGACAAGATTCAATCAAtcctatttattaataataagtatatcaaaattgaattcaaaattagtgGAATTAACGTTGACCTTGGTTGAATTAGTGAAATTAGTGGGACACAACGAGTCATTTAACTCCCTAATTTATGACATAAGCTCACACTTACGGCTAAATTAAGACCAGATTTGGAAGAATTAGGAACCAGAACTGAAGTGGGAAATAAAAAGGTACAGTGATGTACTACATTTTATATTAACGCAAACAAAGGCACAAAGTTTACATGACTAGCTCATCACATCAATCATACAGGCACACCCTAAATAAAAACACTAACAGTCAATTAATATAGCCATAGTAGTGCACACAAATCCATCGCTATAGTAAACAGAATTGCACCCCACATAGGAGTACACTTAAACTTTGATGCATAATGAACGAAGCACAAATTGGCCAATCTAATGAAGCTTTTTGTTTCTCTAAGGGCACTTGGTCTTGTTGCCATGGGTGGTCATATCAGTGTAGCAGGTTCCACATAGTTCCCTATTTCCAGATGTACCAGGTGGGACACACTTGCACCTCACACAGCACGTGCCACACGCCCTAGTGCACAAGTTGGGCCTCGAATGTGCACTGCACCTCGTCTTGCACAACCCACCACAATCTGAAAAAGTCATGAAATATTCAAAGCTTATTTCTTTCCCCTCATTTCATTATTGCAATGTGACCAATAAATGAATAATGAATGAAAAGTAAGTACTACAGTATAAGGTAAATGTCCCAACTCCCTGTGAAAAATTATTTGCCCTTGGCTTGACAATTTAAAGGCTATTTTAAGAACcaataattttgttattgaGTAAAGATTATTGGCGAATTATTACCCATATCTTGCATTAGCCTTCTGTTCGCGTCTCTCACGATAAGCtggagaaaattcaaacaagaGTTACCATTAATTTATAGTCACTTTGAGATAATAACAAGTAATGTTGaatacatttttattcttaaaagtaGACTAAAATATAGAGATTggaagtaaatatttttttataaagcttaaaataaaaaaagaaccatatttttaagggaagaaacaagagtaagaaatttacaaaacataaaatagaCTATGAtgctataatttattttttttaaaacatactgGCTCGTTATCGGGAAACTGCAGTTCTTCTTCTGCTTCCAGtatttcttcttctatctttgGATCAGATGAAACCTGCATCAtgagaaaccaccaaaagatgaaaacttaggataaaaat is a window encoding:
- the GASA10 gene encoding snakin-2, encoding MALRVLLVLGMLLMLCLVKVSSDPKIEEEILEAEEELQFPDNEPLIVRDANRRLMQDMDCGGLCKTRCSAHSRPNLCTRACGTCCVRCKCVPPGTSGNRELCGTCYTDMTTHGNKTKCP